The Kosakonia sacchari SP1 genome includes a window with the following:
- a CDS encoding barstar family protein, which produces MNIYTFDFKHIDDQSAFYREFSRQFAIEREKVHDLDSLWDTVMDGALPLPLEIEFIHLPEKQRRRFGALILLFDEAEEELEGELRFNVR; this is translated from the coding sequence ATGAATATCTACACTTTCGATTTTAAACATATTGACGATCAAAGTGCTTTCTACCGCGAGTTTAGCCGCCAGTTCGCTATTGAGCGCGAGAAAGTTCACGATCTGGATTCCCTGTGGGACACGGTGATGGATGGTGCGCTGCCTTTGCCGCTGGAAATTGAATTTATTCATCTGCCGGAAAAACAGCGCCGCCGTTTTGGCGCGTTGATCCTGCTATTTGATGAAGCGGAAGAGGAGCTGGAAGGCGAGCTGCGGTTTAATGTGCGGTGA
- the yhcN gene encoding peroxide/acid stress response protein YhcN, whose protein sequence is MKRNLIIASLGLASLISFGASAATLVNSDQASNLQSIGSVSISQRAGVPMDIRQELSAKADQAGASSYRIIEARTGDSTHVTAELYK, encoded by the coding sequence ATGAAACGTAATCTCATCATCGCATCCCTTGGCCTTGCATCACTGATCTCTTTCGGCGCAAGCGCCGCAACGCTTGTTAACAGTGATCAAGCCAGCAACCTGCAATCCATCGGCAGTGTTTCTATTTCCCAAAGAGCGGGCGTCCCGATGGACATTCGCCAGGAGCTCTCTGCTAAAGCCGATCAGGCTGGCGCGAGCAGCTACCGTATTATTGAAGCGCGTACGGGTGATAGCACCCACGTTACGGCTGAACTGTATAAATAA
- the yhcN gene encoding peroxide/acid stress response protein YhcN, whose protein sequence is MNIKSTVATLSILSALSFGAFAADSINAEQAQSRQSLGTVSIGSVTASPMDMNAQLSKKAEEQGASAYRIIEARSGDQWHATAELYK, encoded by the coding sequence ATGAATATCAAATCAACCGTTGCAACACTGAGTATCCTTTCAGCCCTGTCATTTGGCGCTTTCGCGGCGGACTCCATCAACGCGGAACAGGCGCAATCTCGCCAGTCACTGGGTACTGTTTCTATCGGTTCTGTCACCGCATCACCGATGGACATGAACGCGCAACTGAGCAAAAAAGCGGAAGAACAAGGTGCGTCAGCTTACCGCATCATTGAAGCACGTAGCGGCGACCAGTGGCACGCCACCGCAGAGCTGTATAAATAA
- the argR gene encoding transcriptional regulator ArgR — MRSSAKQEELVKAFKALLKEEKFSSQGEIVQALQEEGFDNINQSKVSRMLTKFGAVRTRNAKMEMVYCLPIELGVPTTSSPLKNLVLDIDYNDAVVVIHTSPGAAQLIARLLDSLGKAEGILGTIAGDDTIFTTPAKGFTVKDLYEAILVLFEQEL; from the coding sequence ATGCGAAGCTCGGCAAAACAAGAAGAATTAGTTAAAGCGTTTAAGGCGCTTCTTAAAGAAGAGAAATTCAGTTCTCAGGGAGAAATTGTTCAGGCTCTGCAGGAAGAGGGCTTCGACAATATCAATCAGTCTAAAGTCTCTCGCATGCTGACCAAATTCGGCGCGGTGCGCACGCGCAACGCGAAGATGGAAATGGTCTACTGCCTGCCAATCGAACTGGGTGTGCCCACGACCTCCAGCCCGCTGAAAAACCTGGTGCTGGATATCGATTACAACGATGCCGTCGTGGTGATCCACACCAGCCCCGGCGCTGCGCAGCTGATTGCGCGTCTGCTGGACTCTCTGGGCAAAGCGGAAGGCATTCTTGGCACCATCGCCGGGGATGACACGATTTTCACCACGCCAGCCAAAGGCTTCACGGTTAAAGATCTCTACGAAGCCATACTGGTCCTGTTCGAACAAGAACTGTAA
- the mdh gene encoding malate dehydrogenase, whose protein sequence is MKVAVLGAAGGIGQALALLLKTQLPSGSELSLYDIAPVTPGVAVDLSHIPTAVNIKGFSGDDATPALEGADVVLISAGVARKPGMDRSDLFNVNAGIVKNLVAQVAKTAPKACIGIITNPVNTTVAIAAEVLKKAGVYDKNKLFGVTTLDIIRSNTFVAELKGKQPTDIEVPVIGGHSGVTILPLLSQIPGVSFSEQEVADLTKRIQNAGTEVVEAKAGGGSATLSMGQAAARFGLSLVRALQGEQGVVECAYVEGDGEYARFFSQPLLLGKNGIEERHAIGKLSAFEQQSLEGMLDTLKKDIQLGVDFVNR, encoded by the coding sequence ATGAAAGTCGCAGTCCTCGGCGCGGCCGGCGGTATCGGTCAAGCGCTCGCCCTACTACTGAAAACACAACTGCCTTCAGGTTCAGAACTCTCTCTGTATGATATTGCACCTGTAACCCCTGGGGTTGCCGTTGACCTCAGCCATATTCCTACCGCTGTAAACATTAAAGGTTTCTCCGGCGATGATGCGACGCCCGCGCTGGAAGGCGCCGATGTGGTGCTGATTTCCGCAGGTGTGGCGCGTAAACCGGGTATGGATCGCTCCGACCTGTTTAATGTCAACGCTGGTATCGTGAAAAACCTGGTCGCTCAGGTGGCGAAAACCGCGCCAAAAGCCTGTATTGGCATCATCACTAACCCGGTAAACACGACAGTCGCGATTGCCGCTGAAGTGCTGAAAAAAGCCGGTGTATACGATAAGAACAAGCTGTTTGGCGTGACGACGCTGGACATCATCCGTTCCAACACCTTCGTGGCAGAGTTGAAAGGCAAACAGCCGACAGATATCGAAGTTCCGGTTATCGGTGGTCACTCTGGTGTGACAATCCTTCCGCTGCTGTCGCAGATCCCGGGCGTAAGTTTCAGCGAGCAAGAAGTTGCCGATTTGACAAAACGCATTCAAAACGCCGGTACCGAAGTGGTGGAGGCGAAAGCGGGTGGCGGTTCAGCAACGCTTTCCATGGGCCAGGCCGCCGCACGTTTTGGTTTGTCGCTGGTGCGCGCGCTGCAGGGCGAGCAAGGCGTTGTTGAGTGCGCTTATGTGGAAGGTGACGGTGAGTATGCGCGTTTCTTCTCGCAGCCGCTGCTGCTGGGTAAAAACGGTATTGAAGAGCGCCATGCTATCGGTAAGCTCAGCGCGTTTGAACAGCAGTCGCTGGAAGGCATGCTGGATACGCTGAAAAAAGATATTCAGCTTGGCGTCGATTTCGTTAATCGTTAA
- the degS gene encoding outer membrane-stress sensor serine endopeptidase DegS, whose product MYVKLLRSVAIGLVVGGLIIVAMPSLRKNIPLATPQIDSADETPASYNPAVRRAAPAVVNVYNRSLNSSTHDRLEIRTLGSGVIMDQRGYIITNKHVINDADQIIVALQDGRVFEALLVGSDTLTDLAVLKINANGGLPVIPINTKRTPHIGDVVLAIGNPYNLGQTTTQGIISATGRIGLNPSGRQNFLQTDASINHGNSGGALVNSLGELMGINTLSFDKSNDGETPEGIGFAIPFQLATKIMDKLIRDGRVIRGYIGIGGREIAPLHTQGGGIDPIQGIVVNEVSPDGPAARAGIQVNDVITSVNGKPAVSALETMDQVAEIRPGSEIPVEVMRDDKKLTFKVTIQEYPATN is encoded by the coding sequence ATGTATGTGAAGCTTTTACGTTCCGTGGCAATCGGTTTGGTCGTCGGTGGTCTGATCATCGTCGCCATGCCTTCGCTGCGTAAAAACATTCCGCTCGCGACGCCGCAAATCGACAGCGCCGATGAAACGCCTGCCAGCTATAACCCGGCGGTTCGTCGCGCAGCGCCTGCGGTAGTGAACGTCTATAACCGTAGCCTGAATAGCTCCACCCATGACCGTCTCGAAATTCGTACGCTCGGTTCCGGCGTCATCATGGATCAACGCGGCTATATCATCACTAACAAACACGTGATCAACGATGCGGATCAAATCATTGTCGCGCTGCAGGATGGCCGGGTGTTTGAAGCGTTGCTGGTAGGGTCGGATACGTTGACCGATCTGGCGGTATTAAAGATCAACGCTAACGGCGGTTTGCCGGTGATCCCCATCAATACAAAGCGCACGCCGCATATCGGCGATGTGGTACTGGCGATCGGTAACCCGTATAACCTTGGTCAAACAACGACTCAGGGGATTATTAGCGCCACGGGTCGTATTGGTTTGAATCCCAGCGGGCGGCAAAACTTTCTGCAGACCGACGCGTCCATTAACCACGGTAACTCCGGCGGCGCGCTGGTGAATTCGCTGGGTGAATTGATGGGAATCAACACTCTGTCGTTTGATAAAAGTAATGACGGTGAAACGCCGGAAGGCATCGGGTTCGCCATTCCCTTCCAACTGGCGACCAAAATCATGGATAAATTGATCCGCGATGGCCGCGTGATCCGTGGCTATATCGGCATTGGCGGCCGTGAGATCGCGCCGTTGCATACTCAGGGCGGCGGTATCGATCCGATCCAGGGGATTGTCGTCAACGAAGTTTCGCCGGATGGTCCGGCGGCGCGCGCGGGGATTCAGGTCAATGATGTGATCACCTCGGTGAATGGAAAACCGGCGGTTTCCGCCCTCGAAACCATGGATCAAGTGGCGGAAATCCGTCCTGGCTCGGAAATTCCAGTCGAGGTCATGCGCGATGACAAGAAACTCACCTTCAAGGTCACGATTCAGGAATACCCGGCAACCAATTGA